From a single Dromaius novaehollandiae isolate bDroNov1 chromosome 13, bDroNov1.hap1, whole genome shotgun sequence genomic region:
- the GINS2 gene encoding DNA replication complex GINS protein PSF2, translating to MDPAAGSGTLWAGLRRRSANGEGGRGTRRVRVRCRRGPPGCRAPGTMEPAEAEFLAEKELVTIVPNFSLDRIHLIGGDLGPFNPGLPVEVPVWLAINLKQRQKCRLIPPEWMDVEKLEEIRDQERKEDTFTPMPSPYYMELTKLLLNYASDNIPKADEIRTLVKDTWDTRIAKLRLSADSFVKQQEAHAKLDNLTLMEINTIGTFLTQALDHMYKLRTNLQPGESAQSQDF from the exons ATGGATCCGGCGGCGGGAAGCGGGACGCTGTGGGCGGGGCTTCGCCGCCGCTCAGCCAATGGGGAGGGAGGTCGGGGCACGCGGCGGGTGCGGGTCCGGTGCCGGCGGGGTCCGCCCGGGTGCCGCGCCCCGGGGACCATGGAGCCGGCCGAGGCGGAGTTTCTGGCCGAGAAGGAGCTGGTGACGATCGTGCCCAACTTCAGCCTGGACCGGATCCACCTCATCGGG GGAGATCTAGGTCCTTTCAATCCTGGTTTGCCAGTGGAAGTGCCCGTCTGGTTGGCCATTAATCTGAAGCAGAGACAAAAATGTCGGCTGATACCTCCAGAATGGATGGATGTTG AAAAACTGGAGGAAATTCGGGACCAGGAACGTAAAGAGGACACCTTCACTCCAATGCCCAGTCCCTATTATATGGAACTCACAAAGCTGCTATTAAACTA TGCCTCAGACAACATCCCAAAAGCCGATGAGATTCGAACGCTAGTTAAGGATACCTGGGACACTCGGATAGCCAAACTGCGGCTGTCTGCGGACAGCTTCGTCAAGCAGCAGGAGGCCCATGCCAAG cTGGATAACTTAACCCTGATGGAAATCAACACAATTGGGACTTTTCTTACTCAAGCTTTAGATCACATGTACAAGCTCCGGACCAACCTTCAGCCGGGTGAGAGTGCCCAGTCTCAGGATTTCTGA